In Schaalia sp. JY-X169, the following are encoded in one genomic region:
- a CDS encoding heavy-metal-associated domain-containing protein encodes MEQIDRTTELYVDGLTCGHCVASVTEEVSEVPGVKNVEVILNAGGTSRVTVVSDVLLDDEALRDAVSEAGYVLKEIRRD; translated from the coding sequence GTGGAACAGATTGATCGCACTACAGAGTTGTATGTGGATGGACTGACTTGCGGGCACTGCGTTGCAAGCGTGACGGAAGAGGTCTCAGAGGTGCCGGGCGTAAAGAACGTCGAAGTTATTCTCAACGCAGGTGGAACATCCAGAGTCACGGTCGTTTCCGATGTGCTCCTTGATGATGAAGCCCTGCGTGATGCTGTCTCCGAGGCCGGATACGTGCTCAAGGAAATTAGGCGCGACTAA